One Campylobacter pinnipediorum subsp. caledonicus genomic window carries:
- a CDS encoding MlaD family protein — MENRNSYTIVGLFFTLCIILFAVFMWWMSDSDKNISYEEYYIIADELPSGIRVESQVKFVGVVVGSVSKIEFEKSVPERIRLTLKIRSDVPIKKDSLADVEYQIVSGISTLNISRGSEEFDTNYKIINLKEGLFSQLTNKAQNISDRINDMFVNVDKLISDENLKHLQTTLVNIDILTKSLSDEANLKNINEILKNLNGISANIKDTKINELVINLNNLVNNANNMVVKFNGLIGGFDGVQEKLNSKLSSGEYDFKQTLQPTLDQTKEFLTNFEKTLRQIRNTLNRLEDNPYEFFFKDVKER, encoded by the coding sequence ATGGAAAATAGAAACTCATATACCATAGTTGGACTGTTTTTTACGCTTTGTATTATTTTGTTTGCTGTTTTTATGTGGTGGATGAGTGATTCTGATAAAAATATAAGTTATGAAGAGTATTATATTATAGCTGATGAGCTTCCTTCTGGTATAAGGGTTGAGTCTCAGGTGAAGTTTGTTGGTGTTGTTGTTGGAAGTGTTAGTAAAATAGAATTTGAAAAAAGTGTACCAGAAAGAATCAGACTAACCTTAAAAATAAGAAGCGATGTCCCTATTAAAAAAGATAGTTTGGCTGATGTTGAGTATCAAATAGTAAGTGGAATATCAACCTTAAATATAAGTCGTGGAAGCGAGGAATTTGATACAAATTATAAGATAATAAATTTAAAAGAGGGTCTTTTTTCGCAACTAACAAATAAGGCACAAAATATAAGTGATAGAATAAATGATATGTTTGTTAATGTTGATAAGCTTATATCGGATGAGAATTTAAAACATTTGCAAACCACTCTTGTTAATATAGATATTTTAACAAAAAGCTTATCAGATGAAGCAAATCTTAAAAATATCAATGAAATACTTAAAAATTTAAATGGGATATCTGCCAATATAAAAGATACTAAAATTAATGAACTTGTTATTAATTTAAATAATTTAGTTAATAATGCAAACAATATGGTTGTAAAATTTAATGGTCTTATTGGGGGTTTTGATGGTGTCCAAGAAAAATTAAACTCAAAGTTGAGTAGTGGGGAGTATGATTTTAAACAAACACTTCAACCAACACTTGATCAAACTAAAGAATTTTTAACAAATTTTGAAAAAACACTACGTCAGATAAGAAATACATTAAATAGACTTGAAGATAATCCTTATGAATTTTTCTTTAAAGATGTAAAGGAGAGGTAG
- a CDS encoding ABC transporter ATP-binding protein — MKNILMGVNITTTYGNTTIHDNVSWNINQSEIYGFLGGSGSGKTTLMKTMMYLKKPDNGNIFFEQKDIWNSSQEQIKDIKLSCGSMFQFGALFGSMNILQNVGVMLKEYSDFKQSQIDEISMFWIQKVGLKKQAAFLYPAELSGGMKKRAALARALVLSPKVLFLDEPNSGLDPVSSREMDKLVCSLRDSLGITIVMVTHDADSIFDILDRFLIIDNKKIAFEGNLKELEKIDINPLEELFKMRKNNGK, encoded by the coding sequence ATGAAAAATATACTTATGGGTGTTAATATAACAACTACATATGGAAATACAACCATACACGATAATGTTAGTTGGAACATAAATCAGTCTGAAATTTATGGTTTTTTAGGTGGAAGTGGAAGTGGTAAGACCACTCTTATGAAGACTATGATGTATTTAAAAAAACCAGATAATGGAAATATATTTTTTGAACAAAAAGATATATGGAATAGCTCGCAAGAGCAAATCAAAGATATAAAGCTTAGTTGCGGTAGTATGTTTCAGTTTGGTGCTTTGTTTGGTTCTATGAATATATTGCAAAATGTTGGAGTTATGTTAAAAGAATATTCTGATTTTAAGCAGTCTCAGATAGATGAAATTTCTATGTTTTGGATACAAAAAGTAGGACTTAAAAAACAAGCTGCTTTTTTATATCCAGCTGAGCTTAGTGGTGGTATGAAAAAACGAGCAGCTCTTGCTAGGGCGCTTGTGTTAAGCCCTAAGGTTTTATTTTTGGATGAGCCAAATAGTGGTCTTGATCCGGTTAGTAGTCGTGAGATGGATAAGCTTGTTTGTAGTTTAAGAGACAGCCTTGGTATAACTATTGTTATGGTTACTCACGACGCTGATTCTATATTTGATATACTGGATCGTTTTTTGATTATTGATAATAAAAAGATAGCTTTTGAGGGAAATTTAAAAGAGCTTGAAAAGATAGATATAAACCCTCTTGAAGAATTATTTAAAATGAGGAAAAATAATGGAAAATAG
- a CDS encoding MlaE family ABC transporter permease yields MNIKQNVKIQANLDLTTIYLNGDLTYKNAKELNVFLLGVKKYKNIQIDFLNLNSIDYSVAILLDIFLSKYNNVKFINQNDNIIKIFDFVRQQESHFEHKQYGEGLNLIQTIGKKVLVVVDSLLCFCSFFGEFLVKSLCSFYNPKNFRLKELSNYIKDGGINAIFIVLLTSFLIGIVLAYLGSAMLANFGASIFIVDIMGVLTLREVAPLIATIVIAGRSSSSFAAQIGVMKITEEIDAMKTMGLDPVAVLVFPRVMAMVLSVPLVIFLADGVSILGQMLVSKNILDIDFSEYISRFKDSVDLKHFWVGMIKAPFFGAIIAIIGCLRGFEVNQNAQSLGEKTTTSVVNAIFCVIALDSVFAIFFMWYGI; encoded by the coding sequence TTGAATATAAAACAAAATGTCAAAATACAAGCTAATCTTGACCTTACTACGATTTATTTAAATGGCGATTTGACATACAAAAACGCAAAAGAGTTAAATGTGTTTTTGCTTGGGGTTAAAAAATATAAAAACATACAAATTGATTTTTTAAACCTTAATAGTATTGATTATTCGGTTGCTATCTTGCTTGATATATTCTTATCAAAATACAATAATGTTAAGTTTATAAATCAAAATGATAATATTATTAAAATTTTTGATTTTGTTAGACAACAAGAATCTCACTTTGAGCATAAACAATACGGCGAAGGCTTAAATTTAATACAGACAATTGGTAAAAAAGTTTTAGTTGTTGTTGATTCTCTGCTTTGTTTTTGTAGCTTTTTTGGAGAGTTTTTAGTAAAAAGTCTATGTTCTTTTTACAATCCAAAAAATTTTCGCTTAAAAGAGTTGAGTAATTATATAAAAGACGGCGGGATTAATGCTATTTTTATAGTGCTTTTAACTTCATTTTTGATAGGTATAGTTTTAGCTTATTTAGGAAGCGCAATGCTTGCTAATTTTGGTGCAAGTATTTTTATCGTTGATATTATGGGTGTTTTAACCCTCAGAGAGGTTGCTCCTTTGATAGCAACTATAGTTATAGCTGGCCGCTCATCTTCTAGTTTTGCTGCTCAAATCGGTGTTATGAAAATAACAGAAGAGATAGATGCTATGAAAACTATGGGGCTTGATCCTGTTGCTGTTTTAGTTTTTCCTAGGGTTATGGCTATGGTTTTATCTGTGCCTTTGGTGATTTTTCTCGCTGATGGTGTAAGTATTTTAGGACAAATGCTTGTTTCTAAAAATATTTTAGATATAGATTTTAGTGAGTATATCAGCAGATTTAAGGATAGTGTTGATTTAAAGCATTTTTGGGTTGGTATGATAAAAGCACCTTTTTTTGGAGCCATAATAGCAATAATAGGCTGCTTAAGAGGTTTTGAAGTAAATCAAAATGCTCAAAGTTTAGGTGAAAAAACTACAACAAGTGTTGTTAATGCTATTTTTTGTGTTATAGCCCTTGATTCCGTTTTTGCTATATTTTTTATGTGGTATGGAATATGA
- a CDS encoding acetyl-CoA carboxylase subunit A: MIHKILIANRGEIAVRIVRACRDLHIKSVAIYTKPDAECLHVKIADEAHMIGDEPIKGYLNAKSIVEIAKSCGADAIHPGYGFLSENYEFAKLVEDSGLIFIGPKSDVIRKMGDKNIARYLMKRNGIPIVPGTEKLNDEPMEKIKEYALKIGYPVILKASGGGGGRGIRKVFKEDELEDAYNSCKREAKAYFNNDEVFMEKLVVNPRHIEFQILGDNYGNIIHLCERDCSIQRRHQKIIEIAPCPSISENLRKIMGVTAVAAAKAVGYSNVGTIEFLLDDDNQFYFMEMNTRIQVEHGVTEEITGVDLVVRQIRTAAGEILELEQSDIKPQGYAIEARITAENVWQNFVPTPGKILGYYPALGPSVRVDSHAYKDYTIPPYYDSLVAKLIVKATDYDLMINKLERALEEFTIEGVQTIIPFLLAISKSREFRRGFFDTSYVEKNLNSILENTHDSTHGGEEELKTVINQAINKHRKVYGK, encoded by the coding sequence ATGATTCATAAAATTCTTATAGCAAATCGTGGGGAAATAGCTGTTAGGATAGTTCGTGCTTGTAGAGATTTGCACATAAAAAGTGTAGCCATTTATACAAAACCAGATGCTGAATGCTTGCATGTTAAGATTGCTGATGAAGCTCATATGATAGGTGATGAACCTATAAAAGGGTATCTTAATGCAAAATCTATAGTAGAAATCGCTAAGAGTTGTGGCGCTGATGCAATACATCCTGGGTATGGATTTTTAAGTGAAAATTATGAGTTTGCAAAACTTGTTGAGGATTCTGGACTTATTTTTATTGGTCCTAAATCTGATGTAATTCGCAAAATGGGCGATAAAAATATTGCAAGATATTTGATGAAAAGAAATGGAATCCCAATAGTTCCAGGCACAGAAAAATTAAATGATGAGCCTATGGAGAAGATAAAAGAATATGCTTTAAAGATTGGATATCCGGTTATATTAAAAGCCAGCGGTGGTGGTGGCGGACGAGGCATTAGAAAAGTTTTTAAAGAAGATGAGTTAGAAGATGCTTACAACTCTTGTAAGAGAGAGGCTAAAGCTTATTTTAATAATGATGAAGTTTTTATGGAAAAACTTGTTGTAAATCCAAGACACATTGAGTTTCAAATTTTAGGCGATAATTATGGCAATATAATACACCTTTGTGAAAGAGATTGTTCTATACAAAGAAGACATCAAAAGATTATTGAGATAGCCCCTTGTCCTTCTATAAGTGAAAATTTACGTAAAATTATGGGTGTTACAGCTGTGGCTGCCGCAAAAGCTGTTGGGTATTCAAATGTAGGAACTATAGAGTTTTTATTAGATGATGATAATCAATTTTATTTTATGGAGATGAACACAAGAATACAAGTTGAACATGGGGTTACAGAAGAGATAACGGGAGTTGACTTGGTTGTTAGACAGATTAGAACAGCTGCAGGGGAGATACTAGAACTTGAGCAAAGTGACATAAAACCTCAAGGTTATGCCATAGAAGCAAGGATAACTGCTGAAAATGTTTGGCAAAACTTTGTTCCAACGCCGGGTAAAATTTTGGGTTATTATCCAGCACTTGGACCATCTGTTAGGGTTGATAGTCATGCATATAAAGATTATACTATCCCACCTTATTATGACTCTTTGGTTGCAAAGCTTATAGTAAAAGCAACTGATTATGATTTGATGATAAATAAACTTGAAAGAGCACTTGAAGAATTTACGATAGAAGGTGTTCAGACTATTATACCTTTCTTGCTTGCTATTAGTAAATCTCGTGAGTTTAGACGAGGATTTTTTGATACAAGTTATGTTGAAAAAAATCTAAACTCTATACTTGAAAATACTCATGATAGCACTCATGGTGGCGAGGAAGAACTAAAAACAGTCATAAATCAAGCCATAAATAAGCATAGAAAAGTTTATGGTAAATAA
- the selB gene encoding selenocysteine-specific translation elongation factor: MNSLIIGTSGHIDHGKTSLIRALNGFDGDSLEQEKSRGITIDLSFSNLQNNDTNIAFIDVPGHENLVKTMISGAFAFDACMLVIAANDGIMPQTKEHMNVLSLLGVKDVILVVTKIDLVDSDTMHSLENKAKEYIKNSTNLNILKTFYTSIKDSNAIEELKKYLFTLRPKKRDTDGVFRYYIDRIFSIKGIGSVVTGSVISGKVSVGDKLFDYDISKDVSVRSIQLHDKNENVATTSNRAALNLTGVQLSELKKGHILSKKGFFRGFKEVDTIVFADDLKHNQNLTFCVGSKQVATKAVVLSDEKDKFVSFKFEKDMFLIFNEPFVLLLNGRVIGGGRVLNPISEPMKKQGKIALLIALNNLDFKRVFEILKLTHKNGFGLISSTQRFNLTHKQAVDIAKTLPNSFVDEDALNVYDEEVKYRIIEFIKFIIDKNKFAIFSASSISLKLGWASEKLTQSCIDELYNSGIIEKNSGVYTKKGVDFSELKIKLEDEIYKILDNDKFAPKAPYNIYDELEIDRLSGDNALKKLTANGRVIRLAHNLFITSKNLTEVLKYLKNLIKEDGFVNVQNAKNRLNLSRKYIIAYLEKLDLDSDIIKNGQNRVFRSN, encoded by the coding sequence ATGAATAGTCTTATAATAGGAACATCGGGGCATATAGACCACGGAAAAACATCTTTGATAAGAGCTTTAAATGGCTTTGATGGCGACTCTTTAGAGCAAGAAAAGAGTAGGGGGATCACTATAGATCTAAGCTTTTCAAATTTGCAAAACAATGATACAAATATAGCCTTTATAGATGTTCCTGGACACGAAAATCTAGTAAAAACTATGATAAGTGGCGCTTTTGCTTTTGATGCTTGCATGCTTGTGATTGCCGCAAATGATGGGATAATGCCACAAACAAAAGAGCATATGAATGTTTTGAGTTTATTGGGTGTTAAAGATGTTATCTTGGTTGTTACAAAGATTGACCTGGTTGATAGTGATACAATGCATAGCTTAGAAAATAAAGCAAAAGAATATATCAAAAACAGCACGAACTTAAATATTTTAAAAACTTTTTATACAAGTATAAAAGATTCAAATGCAATAGAAGAATTAAAAAAATATCTCTTTACATTAAGACCAAAAAAAAGAGATACAGATGGAGTTTTTCGTTATTATATAGATAGGATTTTTAGTATAAAAGGTATAGGTTCTGTAGTTACTGGTAGCGTTATTAGTGGAAAAGTTAGCGTTGGAGATAAACTTTTTGATTATGATATATCTAAGGATGTGAGTGTTAGAAGTATCCAACTTCACGATAAAAATGAAAATGTTGCAACAACTAGCAATAGAGCTGCTCTTAATCTAACAGGCGTGCAACTTAGTGAACTTAAAAAAGGACATATTCTTAGCAAAAAAGGTTTTTTTAGGGGATTTAAAGAGGTTGATACTATAGTTTTTGCGGATGATTTAAAGCATAATCAAAACCTAACTTTTTGTGTTGGTTCAAAACAAGTAGCAACAAAAGCTGTTGTTTTAAGCGATGAAAAAGATAAATTTGTAAGTTTTAAATTTGAAAAAGATATGTTTTTAATATTTAATGAGCCGTTTGTTTTACTTTTAAATGGTCGCGTTATAGGTGGCGGAAGGGTTTTAAATCCTATAAGTGAACCTATGAAAAAACAAGGTAAGATAGCTCTTTTGATAGCTTTAAATAATCTTGATTTCAAAAGGGTTTTTGAAATTTTAAAACTTACTCATAAAAATGGATTTGGACTTATAAGCTCTACTCAAAGGTTTAATTTAACTCATAAGCAAGCTGTTGATATAGCAAAAACTTTACCAAATAGTTTTGTAGATGAAGATGCTTTGAATGTATATGATGAAGAGGTAAAATATAGAATAATTGAGTTTATTAAATTTATAATAGACAAAAATAAATTTGCTATTTTTTCAGCTTCTAGCATAAGCTTAAAGCTTGGTTGGGCTAGTGAAAAGCTAACTCAGTCTTGCATAGATGAGCTTTATAATAGTGGTATTATTGAAAAAAATAGTGGAGTTTATACAAAAAAAGGCGTTGATTTTAGTGAGTTAAAAATCAAGTTAGAAGATGAAATTTATAAAATTTTAGATAATGATAAATTTGCTCCAAAAGCACCTTATAATATATATGATGAGCTTGAAATAGACAGGTTAAGTGGAGATAATGCATTAAAAAAATTAACAGCAAATGGCCGTGTTATAAGACTTGCACATAATCTTTTTATAACATCTAAAAATCTTACAGAAGTGCTTAAATATCTAAAAAATTTAATAAAAGAAGATGGTTTTGTAAATGTTCAGAATGCAAAAAATAGACTTAATTTAAGTAGAAAATATATAATTGCATATCTTGAAAAACTTGATTTGGATAGCGATATAATTAAAAATGGACAAAACAGGGTTTTTAGGAGTAATTAA